From a single Bemisia tabaci chromosome 10, PGI_BMITA_v3 genomic region:
- the LOC140225595 gene encoding uncharacterized protein gives MLARVLGLLILSNWMPVFSVPTKPKSLLVEYTKPPHILRSPVGKISIPSEIQPFGSVEIKKGDQLFTAAFPLGSRKLKAPYHVSLAVNESHLLQIQMEPLFALRYVKPTILPATEMWSDLRTRVIPYNKLGFAIGLEKTLSLARRINGVVLPYNLLTCNCRHYADYLTYGKTFGERWKWSYWAMSDRCPLYARIGKHTVVSSSNFVFRDKHNNTYHLNDDPSVWNYVQRKAQVLWRGTKRGVAAVTKQVKKPFKKKKPQERPWADSVDVPTPVSSVSQTSTVKKGGL, from the exons ATGCTAGCACGAGTCCTCGGCCTCCTCATCCTGTCCAACTGGATGCCGGTCTTCAGCGTGCCCACCAAGCCCAAATCGCTCTTGGTCGAGTACACCAAGCCCCCTCACATCCTCAGGTCCCCCGTGGGGAAGATCTCGATCCCTTCGGAGATACAACCATTCGGGTCGGTGGAGATCAAGAAGGGCGACCAGCTCTTCACGGCCGCCTTCCCGCTCGGCAGCCGCAAGCTCAAGGCCCCGTACCACGTGTCCCTGGCAGTGAACGAGAGCCACCTTCTCCAGATCCAGATGGAGCCCCTCTTCGCTCTGCGCTACGTCAAGCCGACCATCCTCCCGGCCACCGAGATGTGGTCCGACCTCCGTACCAGGGTGATCCCGTACAATAAGCTCGGCTTCGCTATCGGACTCGAGAAAA CTCTATCCCTGGCCAGGCGAATCAACGGAGTGGTCCTGCCGTACAACCTCCTCACCTGCAACTGCCGTCATTATGCCGACTATCTGACCTACGGGAAGACGTTCGGGGAGAGGTGGAAGTGGTCATACTGGGCGATGAGCGACAGGTGCCCCTTGTACGCCCGGATCGGAAAGCATACGGTGGTCAGCTCGTCTAATTTCGTTTTCCGCGACAAGCATAACAACACGTATCATCTCAACGACGACCCGAGCGTGTGGAACTATGTCCAACGCAAAGCTCAAGTACTCTGGCGTGGAACCAAAAGAGGGGTGGCCGCAGTAACGAAACAAGTTAAGAAACctttcaagaagaaaaaaccgcAGGAGCGCCCCTGGGCCGATTCAGTAGATGTACCTACGCCTGTTAGTTCTGTTAGCCAGACCAGTACAGTTAAAAAAGGAGGATTGTAA
- the LOC109036905 gene encoding uncharacterized protein, with the protein MFIRPALFLVLSSLAAPIVSMHFFSRWLGRSPTSTPEIIPPFSPPYSPTSSHSSDIPPFSQSYSPTSSHSSDIPPFSQSYSPTSSHSSYSSEGFLPLPSPGSSTRSTPAHLFAPQNSLDSDYTPKERSSKRSPKKPSPERRSPSKPLPGDAPRDSSPRRPRKRTLADNASPTMHVASFAHSFSSASSGSSTSRSSSSSSSSSSSGSSSSSSGSSPPRRSRRKKTPNIPQPYSTYWTTLTPTGKMGNLKFEAGDHIYVSAMSSLGPFNRKRLRSWLNTDKLWRPYYVYLALDDQRLLKIIPDFRKRYFEVEPTIFHWQQDGWPHTEQQLEVAVVKPDPKKGLLGVEKTTALAYRLYSRTFPFNVFNCNSHHWVDYLTYGKTFGRKYTPYLPMGAACPLYTLLTPEMDVYSEELVFTDDLGNSFKLTDHPRPRPPRPKES; encoded by the exons ATGTTCATCCGGCCAGCGCTCTTTCTCGTGCTCTCCTCGCTCGCCGCACCCATCGTCTCCATGCACTTCTTCTCCCGATGGCTCGGCAGATCACCCACCTCAACACCGGAGATAATCCCACCTTTCTCGCCACCATACTCTCCTACCTCCTCACACTCCTCGGATATCCCACCTTTCTCGCAATCATACTCTCCTACCTCCTCACACTCCTCGGATATCCCACCTTTCTCGCAATCATACTCTCCCACCTCCTCACACTCCTCGTATTCCTCCGAGGGCTTTTTACCCCTGCCCTCGCCGGGCAGCTCAACGAGATCCACCCCGGCTCATCTCTTCGCACCGCAAAATTCACTAGACTCCGATTACACGCCCAAAGAAAGATCTTCAAAGAGGTCTCCGAAGAAACCTTCGCCGGAAAGAAGGTCTCCTTCGAAACCTTTGCCCGGTGACGCGCCCAGAGACTCATCACCACGTAGACCGCGAAAGAGAACCTTGGCCGATAACGCGTCGCCCACCATGCATGTAGCGTCCTTCGCCCACTCTTTCAGCAGCGCCTCGTCGGGTTCATCGACCTCCAGGAGCTCGTCTTCGTCTAGCTCCTCGAGCAGTTCAGGGAGCTCCTCGAGCAGTTCAGGGAGCTCCCCTCCGCGGAGATCGCGGCGGAAGAAGACCCCGAACATCCCGCAGCCCTACTCGACGTACTGGACGACTCTCACACCGACGGGGAAGATGGGTAATTTGAAGTTCGAGGCGGGCGACCACATCTACGTCTCGGCGATGTCGTCGTTGGGGCCGTTCAACAGGAAGAGGCTGAGGTCGTGGCTGAACACGGACAAGCTCTGGAGGCCGTACTACGTGTACCTGGCGCTGGACGATCAGCGGCTCCTCAAGATCATCCCTGATTTCAGGAAGAGGTATTTCGAGGTCGAGCCGACGATCTTCCACTGGCAGCAGGACGGCTGGCCCCACACTGAGCAGCAGCTTGAGGTCGCGGTCGTCAAGCCGGACCCTAAGAAGGGCCTTCTTGGAGTTGAGAAAA CGACGGCGCTGGCCTACAGGCTGTACTCGAGGACGTTTCCGTTCAATGTGTTCAACTGCAACTCGCACCACTGGGTGGACTATCTGACGTACGGTAAAACCTTCGGACGAAAATACACTCCGTACTTGCCGATGGGTGCGGCGTGCCCCCTGTACACGCTCCTCACGCCAGAGATGGACGTATACTCAGAAGAACTGGTCTTCACTGACGACCTCGGCAACTCCTTCAAGCTCACCGACCATCCCAGACCCAGACCGCCACGCCCTAAAGAGAGTTAA